A portion of the Gossypium arboreum isolate Shixiya-1 chromosome 8, ASM2569848v2, whole genome shotgun sequence genome contains these proteins:
- the LOC108463018 gene encoding B2 protein-like, whose product MENNQQSFWHFSDQLRIQNSNLANLSLNDSIWSNSYVSKRPDERRNFDIRVGGEVNSVNNLKPKVSDFNSFNNDGWKIGATTNNIGFGPIAPKNTGINGGFNKGVYSKPANNNNFNVNLKGNKNRGEDDHGSKSGKKNSNKKKNNNSDNNNNETKDGGSAADKRFKTLPPSEALPRNETVGGYIFVCNNDTMQENLKRQLFGLPPRYRDSVRAITPGLPLFLYNYSTHQLHGIFEAASFGGTNIDPTAWEDKKCPGESRFPAQVRVLTRKICEPLEEDSFRPILHHYDGPKFRLELNVPEALSLLDIFAEQDP is encoded by the exons ATGGAGAACAACCAGCAATCATTTTGGCATTTCAGTGATCAACTTAGGATCCAAAATTCCAATTTGGCTAATCTTTCGCTCAACGATTCCATATGGAGCAACAGTTATGTCTCTAAAAGGCCTGATGAAAGGAGGAATTTTGATATCAGAGTCGGTGGTGAAGTTAATTCTGTTAACAACTTGAAGCCCAAAGTCTCtgatttcaattctttcaacaaTGATGGATGGAAAATTGGAGCCACCACCAACAACATAGGGTTCGGCCCCATCGCTCCGAAGAATACCGGAATCAACGGAGGATTCAACAAAGGGGTTTATTCGAAGCCGGCGAATAACAATAATTTCAATGTTAATTTGAAGGGGAATAAGAATAGAGGAGAGGATGATCATGGTAGCAAAAGCGGGAAGAAGAATAGTAACAAGAAGAAGAACAATAACAGCGACAATAACAACAACGAAACTAAAGATGGGGGGAGTGCTGCTGACAAGAGGTTCAAGACACTGCCACCGTCCGAGGCTTTGCCTAGGAACGAAACTGTTGGAGGCTACATCTTTGTTTGCAACAACGATACCATGCAAGAGAATCTCAAGAGACAGCTCTTTG GTTTGCCTCCACGTTACCGAGATTCAGTCCGGGCCATAACTCCGGGTCTGCCTCTTTTCCTCTACAATTACTCCACCCACCAGCTCCATGGAATATTTGAG GCTGCAAGCTTTGGAGGAACAAACATCGATCCAACAGCTTGGGAGGACAAGAAATGCCCTGGCGAGTCCCGCTTCCCTGCTCAG GTTCGGGTGTTAACAAGGAAAATCTGTGAGCCACTTGAGGAGGACTCCTTTAGGCCAATTCTCCACCACTACGATGGTCCCAAGTTCCGCCTTGAACTCAACGTGCCGGAG GCACTCTCCCTATTGGATATATTTGCTGAACAAGATCCTTAA